The Paroedura picta isolate Pp20150507F chromosome 2, Ppicta_v3.0, whole genome shotgun sequence sequence TAATTCAAGAGTCAGAGGGTACCATAAACTACTGTACAACAGCAGGTAAAAAAATTGGTCCCTGATATCTATTTACATAATTGCACTTTCTTtttgacagagagacagagagagaatgatCACAAACCACCAGTCTTTTGATCAATGTCAGGTAGAactgaccattaaaaaaaacacactctGCAATGAGGCTCGAGAAAAGCAGGAAGCATGTTAAATTAAGAGTCCTTGTTACTCTTCTGCTGCATCTTAACAGGCGCCTGGGACAATGAGGTACTGAGGTCCTACACAGCATTGCTTTCAGTGTTActacaaaagaaaacagaaaggccaTTAGGAGCATGTAAATGACAGATCTCACAGAGCTCAGGGGAGACATCCTCCCCATTCATGCATCTAGGCTACACAGTGCATGGTGAATCACAGATTTGTGTTCAAGAGATGTATTGTctttaatgcctatgaagtaaaAAGCAGTGTTTGTCCCATTCAATGCTCTTCCAACATGTCTACCCCTATTTCAGAACAGTAGGAAAGATTATCTATAGATGAAGTTTCTTCCAGCTTGCTTAAATAGATTTGGGATGGTATGGACAACACTGGCAGCATTTTGAGTGGAAGTTTCTGGCATGAAAATAGCAATCCTTCCATTATTCGAATGTGGAGGGAAGAGTTCCAGAGTAATCAGGTTTCATCAGGGAAATATGTTGTTAATTTGTATTGCTACCTTGCATGCAAGCAGTTTCACCTAAATTTCTGCTCCTTCCAAAcaagtaaccaaatcccagcTCTTCCCCATTCAAATCAATGATGAGAAATAATAGTGACAAAATAGCATAGATTAATAGTCCAACCCAAGATCTAATGGCAAAGTACACCATTTGAAATGAAATCAAGGGTATTGTTTACCTCCCACCCTTTCTGAAATAGATACAAATTAAACTGATGAGCAAAGTCTTTGAATGGTCGAACTATAAGGACATTTCATGGTAGTCCTACTGATGTCATTGAAAGTTGAAAACAGGGCCGCAAGCTGTGTCAAGATGGAAACCACAGTTCCCACATTTCAGATTTCAGGCAGGCAGCTCTGGAATGGTGATTTTGCAGAATGGCATCTTCAACTTTACTTGACTGTATCGGCTGTGGATTAATATCAGCTTCCAACAAGTTGTGGTGTGCAAACTGTGTGCTTGCTGCCTCAAACGCAGTTCGCTTTTTTGCTGTCTTCACAGTACTGTGCCAGAACCCAATCAGGGTCGATCTGAGCGTGTGGCATCAGGCATATATACGCATGGCTATCTTGTCATGAGATGTCACTGCAGTCAGCATGGGTGGGCAACTGAAAACCAGGATGATCACTACAGGGTGAAACAGTATTCCTTTTCAGGCATTAAAAGCCATACTTTCCAGAAGCCCATCAGTGTTGGCACACTACCCACAATGCTCCCAATACATGTGCTTGCCATTTATAGTGACTAGAGCAATACTTGGATTTATCATACTTTGCTCAACATGGAGCACTACCGTGTATACACATGGGAAAGCCAAGCATTGCCCGCCTATTCATATGAAACAATGACCAGACACACTGGGATTATTGTGGGTACTATGCACTCCCCATTGCTGGGATCTGGTACATGTGGTTCTACCCTCTGAAAAGACTCTTTGGGGATGCAGGTGCATGCcactcattctgcacatattggattttcaatgtgcttttgcaggtgTATTTTCCAGGGCGAAACAGGAAAATATTTCTGGAGTACATTAAAAGTGTATTGTGCAGAATAACAGTCTAGAATAGTTCAAAATGGACCCAAGGATGACCAGGCCAATAGCACGGGGCAGATTCTGGGAAATCCCCTAGTCTGCCCGGCCCCTTTTTCCGTTGGCGCCACGCAAGGGGACCTGCCTGGCGCGTGTCGCCGCGTCCTTCTTACCTGGGGAGGGACGGCGGTGGGGGGATCAGTAGCTCCCGAACCAGCTGGTGAAGTCGAGCAGCTCCTGCTCCTCGGGGCTGAGCGCCCCCTCGTAGCCGCTCTCGTCCGAGGAGTAGGCCGAGTGCGGCGAGCCGGGCACGGAGCTGCCCTCGCGGCCGTCGAAGGAGGGCGAGGCGGACGAGTAGgagctgccgctgccgccactcGCGCAGGCGGCGCCGGGCAGGCGGCTGGGCGGCAGGAGCCCGTCCTGGAAGGCGGCGCTGACGGCGTCGTGCTcgtccagcagctgctgcagggcTCGGATGTACTCGACGGCGGAGCGGAGCGTCTCCACTTTGCTCATCTTCTTGGCCGCCGCGCCGTTGGGCACGTGCTGGCGCAGGGTCTGGAAGCCCAGGTTGACCAGCTTGACACGGTTCCTCTCGCGCTCGTTGCGCCGCGCCAcggccgccgcgccgccgccgcccgccaggCCGGGGAACGCCAAGCGCCTCTTGCACCGCAGCAGCTCCGGCGAGCTCGAGCGCCGCTTAGAGCCTTTGCAGCGCGCCGTGGAGGAAGACTGCTGGGCTCCCGCCGGGCCGACGCAACTCTTGGCAGCCCcccactgttgctgctgctgctggccggcCTGCAGCTTGAGTCCCAAGGAGCCACTGCCGCCGCCGTGCAACGGGTAACTCGGACAAGCGGCGTGGGCTGCCGGTAGCACGGCCGTGGCTGCTGCCCCCCCGTTCATCTTGGGACATCGACCCTATTCGCGACCTCCGTGGGGATGCAGTTTGCAAAGATTCCCCCGAGTTGGAAGGCAAAAAATCAGTGAGCGGTCGAAAGTTGCTGCGGAGGGCTGGCTTCTGCGCTCCCTTCAGATGCAACCGTCGGAGCGAAACCTGCGCGTAAAGGCTTCGGTGGGAACAGCCCCCCTTTCCTCGCTTCCTCACTTCTGGCAAGCAACTTTGCGCGCTGTCAGGGCACCACTGCGGCGGGCTCCTCGCAGCTCTGCCCCTTATCAACacgcgctgctgctgccgccactcgCGAGCCCCCGGGAGCAGCACGCGACGCGCCTGACGCCACACACACCCCCACCCGCCCCCGCCTCCTTCGCCGGGGCCGCCGCCCGCTCTGCTCCTCAGCTGCCTCCCACCCAATGGGAAGCTCGCTTGGCAACTTCGTACGCCCGGCGCGTGGCTCCCGGCAGAGGTTCCATAAACAATCCCTCCTCCTTGCGAGGAGCACGCGCTGGGGCTCATTTGCATCCCAATGCTGCCAGGCCGGGGTCTGGGCAAGCTCGCGCTAGCCAGCCTCCAAGcacctgagaaagcctggccttgACATACTACCCGCGGGGACCGGCGCTGGAGAGGCTTGGGAAGCCGGCTCGCCAAACTTCAACTAGGGTTCCCGGGTGGGTCAGATAGAAGAGGCGGGCGTGtgtggcctgggaggggggggtcattcTTAGGCGGAAGCTGCCTTAGACCAAAGTCCTTGACCAGGAGTGCTATGCCACTATCACCAAATTAGCATCTGGTCTCCCAGATCGTCTTGGGTGATGCATTCGAAAAGCTTGTACTTTAGGAACAGAGCTCTGTACCATTCAGTGCTAGCGTGGAAAGGAGGAAGAGATTTGATCATGCCGGAGCAGTCTGAGgaattctgctttctttttcaaaaagtcATTTCTTTGTGACTGCAGAGGTTTCCTCAGAAACATTCAGCACTCCCTCCTGAAGTCTTAGTCAACCAAGGAATGAGGAAGCCATTTCAGCGGTGCATTCTGTACCCATTATCAAGTTCTACTCTTCCACATTGTGATCAAAGATACACACAGCCCTACTTTACACTGCCTGACCCCTACTGCATACTACCTGTGGAGCAGCAACCAGGAGTCTCGAGCCTGTTACCTGATATTTCTTAGCAGGAACtctcagggattgaacctgggagaaTCTAGAACAAAAGTGGTCCTTCTTTGAGGTGGGCTCCTTTCCCTTAACTTTGGCTAGGAGCAGTAACCTGTATTAAGGACATCTAAAGTCAGCAGATTCACAGTAGTGTTATTCAAACTGGGATTAAAGAGTGTAGCATTGGCATGATTCAGCATTCTAGTTTCCTGCCTAGGTAATTTAATGTAAAAGAAAAGGGCTTCTAAAGAGAGggcttttctccccaaaagtgcttaattaaaaaaaattgtgcataATTTGGCATTTATTATGTATATTGAATAGTTCCAAAATCTTTATTGATACAGATTCAATTAATTTTGTTTGCTAGTTGAAGGTGATGTGCTGCATGTGAATCCGGCATTGTCACTACTGATATGCTTGAGTATTGCTGTTGAAAAACATTACTTTTTAGTTTGTGCTGGTGGCAGGTGTGATTTTCACACAAAAATATAATGGATGGTCAGTTCCATTCAGTGCACAGACTTATAACTTGTCAGTTGACCTCAAGTTTTCCATATTTACAAATGCGAAGAAAGAAGCACGATGGGAACACAAGATGGACGTTTCAAATTCCATGAACCATGGTATTCAAAGCAATTAACCACTTGTCTATATGGAAAAAATACACACAGACCCCACAAATTCCTCAGATGACTGTATATGAGGTAAAGTTTCTACATCCTTCCTTATCCCATCCCATTCTGTATATTAAGTGAAATAAAAGATCAGGAAAAAACCAGTCTGTTCTCTCAGATTCCCTTTATTTATAGCACATGATATAGCTTTCTCTGGATGTTCGTGCAAGAGATGCAATAAAACCCAACCTTGTTCCCCAGAAAACACTGTAAATCTTCAGTGCTGCTGTTGGGTTTAGAGTTTAGAGTTGTTTATACAATAACACATCCTTTATGCAACATTTACCTAATTGCCACATACAACTTTCTAACCAAAACATCACCATTAAGCTGAGctctaacttttaaaaagttatcaaaggggttttttttaagccatttgTTGTCAAAATATACTGCTTTGTATTTCagagtttaaaataaaatcttcaagATAAAACTCAAAAGGAAACATTGTTCCTATGTTTGTAACTCCTTTTTTTGGTGGCTTCCACATTTACATTAGTTACAAGTCAAAATAGATCTTCCATATGGTTCTACATATTTTATTGTCTGATTTTGaagcttactgttttattaataaaGCTTGCATTATTTAGCTTTAAGATTCCACCCATGGCAGAAAATCCAGAAAAGTTTCTCAGGTTTCTCCAGAAAAGGCTCACAATGAGTGTCATGAGttgtgttttagggtttttttaaacaagtGGTCTCTAGGTCTTACAGACCCCATGATCCCTGGGACCACACAGCAGCTGcaataaatggcttttaaaaaatagagggCTCAGAACATGACTGCATTGGGAGGAAGTGTTCCTGCCTCCCCCTTACTCCAAGCTTTTTTCCTACATGGAAACAGCATAGGGAGGGAATTACATATATGTTAAACAAGAAAATAACTCCCTCTCAGTGCTGTTTCTGAGTAggaaaatggctgggggggggggctcttcctccACTGGTGGCAACATTCGAAACCCatttgggcttttaaaaacaattctccACATTTATTACATAGATGAGGGGAACCCAAATAGGATCTCATTTAAAGCCTGAATGCACAGTTTGGCCCCAAGACTATTTTCTAACAACatactctctgagttccacaggtcctgcaagatggagctcttccaccagatgtttggCTGAAGCCAGGTGTGAAAAAAAATGGGAATGAGATCGGGTATCCCCCCCGTTTCCAGGATTAGATGTTAGAGCTTCCTGGAGCCACAACTGCTTTAGAAGTTGGGGGTGAAA is a genomic window containing:
- the ASCL2 gene encoding achaete-scute homolog 2; protein product: MNGGAAATAVLPAAHAACPSYPLHGGGSGSLGLKLQAGQQQQQQWGAAKSCVGPAGAQQSSSTARCKGSKRRSSSPELLRCKRRLAFPGLAGGGGAAAVARRNERERNRVKLVNLGFQTLRQHVPNGAAAKKMSKVETLRSAVEYIRALQQLLDEHDAVSAAFQDGLLPPSRLPGAACASGGSGSSYSSASPSFDGREGSSVPGSPHSAYSSDESGYEGALSPEEQELLDFTSWFGSY